The sequence below is a genomic window from Acidilobus saccharovorans 345-15.
CCGCCGGTGGGGGGCATGCCGTAGCTGAGGGCCCTGACGAAGTCGACGTCGTAGGGGTGCGCCTCCAGGTCGCCCCTCTTCCTCATCTCCTGCTCCTCCTTGAAGAGCCTGTCCTGGAGCACGGGGTCATTTAGCTCCGTGTAGGCGTTTGCCAGCTCCACGCCAGCCACGTAGAGCTCGAACCTCTCGACGAGCCCCGGTTTCGACCTGTGGGGCTTGCAGAGCGGGGTGGTCTCAATGGGGTAGTCCAGCACGAACGTGGGCTGTATAAGCTTGGGCGTGACTAGCTTGTCGAACAGCTTCTCTACCATAAGGCCCCTTGAGTACACCCCTCCCCTGGGCACCAGGCCCATCTGGTCGAGCATCCTCTTCATCTCGTCGTCGCTCACCTCCTCTATGTTCTTGCCCAGAGCCTCCGAGAGGAGGTCGAACATTGTCTCCCTCCTGAACCTCTGGCCCACGTCTACCTCGGCCACGCTGCCGTCAGGCATGGGTATCCTCAGCTGGGTGGTCCCGAGCACCTTGGCTGCCACCGTCCTTATCATGTCCTCGGTCAGGTCCATTATGTCGTTGTAGTCTGCGTAGGCCCAGTACAGCTCCATCATGGTGAACTCCGGGTTGTGGGTGACGTCTATGTCCTCGTTCCTGAACACCTTCCCTATCTCAAAGACCTTGTCAAAGCCTCCCACTATGAACCTCTTGAGGTAGAGCTCCAGCGATATCCTGAGGTACCAGTCCTCGTCAAGGGCGTTCACGTGGGTCATGAAGGGCTTAGCCAGGGCGCCGCCGTAGACCGGCTGGAGCACGGGCGTCTCGACCTCAACGAAGCCCTTGGAGTAGAGGTACTGCCTGATC
It includes:
- the lysS gene encoding lysine--tRNA ligase gives rise to the protein MEWDKERLKLLEELRSKGVNPYPHKYPITHTIRQIKDLAASRGDRPHEPFLRDISTAGRVANIRRHGKASFVDIFDEGERLQLYLRVNELGDRYKEFLYYVGRGDIIGVRGDLFYTMKGELSLLVKDYQLLAKALIEPPDWTKLSPEFRYAHRYVDFLYNDQARRAMEVRFNTIKEIRQYLYSKGFVEVETPVLQPVYGGALAKPFMTHVNALDEDWYLRISLELYLKRFIVGGFDKVFEIGKVFRNEDIDVTHNPEFTMMELYWAYADYNDIMDLTEDMIRTVAAKVLGTTQLRIPMPDGSVAEVDVGQRFRRETMFDLLSEALGKNIEEVSDDEMKRMLDQMGLVPRGGVYSRGLMVEKLFDKLVTPKLIQPTFVLDYPIETTPLCKPHRSKPGLVERFELYVAGVELANAYTELNDPVLQDRLFKEEQEMRKRGDLEAHPYDVDFVRALSYGMPPTGGLGVGIDRLVMMFTGVSSIKEVLPFPMVSAKLVQGG